From a region of the Desulfobulbaceae bacterium DB1 genome:
- a CDS encoding type III restriction endonuclease subunit R encodes MALHPDFPASPHAILDPALRWFPADEALRETTQDKLMPPLVARLRRKVKEFRDGGYAGATDTSRSLLTWWFTAPHLLEKADGTMTQFQYYFAQREALETIIYLYDVAGVRDKFDLMRFDGSGVVSAGMFDESWRRFVIKMATGTGKTKVMSLVIAWSFFHRLYEPDSVLSRNFLVIAPNIIVLDRIYHDFQGLRIFFADPVLPDNGFDGRNWRDDFQLTLHKQDEVRVTRPTGNIFLTNIHRVYAGDDIPPSPDDENTMDYFLGRRPTGATTDSRVDLGMIVRDIDELMVVNDEAHHIHDARLAWFKSIEDIHNRLLQKGGALALQVDVTATPRHNNGAIFVQTVADYPLVEAISQNVVKHPVLPDASSRAKLSERQSARYTEKYADYLDLGVIEWRKAYAEHEKMGKKAILFVMTDDTRNCDDVADYLEGRYPELKGAVLTIHTKNNGEISEAASGKAREELEKLRKQANEIDGPESPCKAIVSVLMLKEGWDVKNVTTIVGLRAYSAKSNILPEQTLGRGLRKMYPDGLEEYVSVIGTDAFMDFVESIKAEGVELERKAMGEGTQPKTPLVVEVDRENVNKDIEALDIEIPILTPRVYREYKNLADLTTDKLIVQLVSYQEFSTEEQREIVFKDITTGEITHTTMLDSAGVADYRSVIGYFAQTVMKELRLFSGYDVLYGIIKTFVQGRLFGRAVDLESGNTLRNLSELAATKTVIETCKRAINDLTVLDKGDAQIRDTIKLRQTRPFVVKDQGYLIPKKSVFNKVIGDSRFELEFAAFLENCPDVVSYGKNYLAVHFKLDYVNAAGDIANYYPDFIVKLAEKRIVIVETKGREDLDVPQKMLRLAQWCEDINRARPGAGYDFVYADEEGFRKYQPKTFRQLLDGFLEYKNEDQI; translated from the coding sequence ATGGCCCTTCATCCTGATTTCCCCGCTTCCCCCCATGCCATTCTTGATCCGGCTCTGCGCTGGTTCCCGGCCGACGAGGCCCTGCGTGAGACGACCCAGGACAAGCTGATGCCGCCGCTGGTGGCCCGGCTGCGCCGGAAGGTCAAGGAGTTCCGCGACGGCGGCTATGCAGGCGCCACGGATACGAGCCGCAGCCTGCTCACCTGGTGGTTTACCGCCCCGCACCTGCTGGAGAAGGCCGACGGTACGATGACCCAGTTCCAGTATTACTTCGCCCAGCGCGAGGCACTGGAAACCATCATCTATCTGTATGACGTGGCGGGCGTGCGGGACAAGTTCGACCTGATGCGCTTTGACGGCTCCGGCGTGGTGTCGGCCGGCATGTTCGATGAAAGTTGGCGGCGGTTCGTCATCAAGATGGCCACCGGCACCGGCAAGACCAAGGTGATGAGTCTGGTCATCGCCTGGAGCTTTTTCCACCGGCTGTATGAGCCGGATTCCGTTTTGTCGCGCAACTTTCTGGTGATCGCGCCCAACATCATCGTGCTGGACCGTATCTATCACGATTTCCAGGGGCTGCGCATCTTCTTTGCCGACCCGGTGCTGCCGGATAACGGTTTTGACGGCCGCAACTGGCGGGATGATTTTCAACTGACCCTGCACAAACAGGACGAGGTGCGCGTCACCCGGCCCACGGGCAATATTTTTCTCACCAATATCCACCGTGTCTATGCCGGCGATGACATTCCTCCCTCGCCTGATGACGAAAACACCATGGATTACTTTCTGGGCAGGCGGCCCACGGGCGCGACCACGGATTCCAGAGTGGATCTGGGGATGATCGTGCGCGACATCGACGAGCTGATGGTCGTTAACGACGAGGCCCACCACATTCACGATGCCCGGCTTGCCTGGTTCAAGTCCATCGAGGACATCCACAACCGGCTGTTGCAGAAAGGTGGCGCCCTGGCCTTGCAGGTGGATGTGACCGCCACGCCCAGGCATAACAATGGGGCGATCTTTGTGCAGACGGTGGCCGATTACCCGCTGGTGGAAGCCATTTCGCAAAACGTGGTCAAGCACCCGGTGCTGCCCGATGCGTCCAGCCGGGCCAAGCTGTCCGAACGGCAAAGCGCCCGGTACACCGAAAAATATGCCGACTACCTCGACCTGGGGGTGATCGAGTGGCGCAAGGCATACGCCGAACACGAAAAAATGGGCAAGAAGGCCATCCTGTTTGTCATGACCGACGACACCCGCAACTGCGATGACGTGGCCGACTATCTGGAGGGCCGCTACCCGGAACTGAAAGGCGCTGTGCTGACCATCCACACCAAAAACAACGGCGAGATTTCCGAGGCGGCATCCGGCAAGGCCAGGGAGGAGCTGGAGAAGCTGCGCAAACAGGCCAATGAAATCGACGGTCCGGAGAGCCCCTGCAAGGCTATTGTCTCGGTGTTGATGCTGAAAGAAGGCTGGGACGTGAAAAACGTCACCACTATTGTCGGCCTGCGCGCCTACTCGGCCAAGAGCAACATCCTGCCCGAACAGACATTGGGGCGCGGCCTGCGCAAAATGTACCCCGATGGACTGGAGGAGTATGTCAGCGTCATCGGCACTGATGCCTTCATGGATTTTGTCGAGTCCATTAAAGCGGAAGGCGTGGAACTGGAACGCAAGGCCATGGGCGAGGGCACCCAGCCCAAGACCCCGCTGGTGGTGGAAGTTGACCGGGAGAACGTGAACAAGGATATCGAAGCCCTGGACATCGAAATCCCAATTCTCACGCCGCGGGTTTACCGGGAGTACAAAAACCTGGCTGACCTCACCACTGACAAGTTAATTGTGCAGCTGGTATCGTACCAGGAATTCAGCACTGAGGAGCAGCGGGAGATTGTCTTCAAGGACATCACAACGGGCGAGATCACCCATACCACGATGCTGGACAGCGCCGGGGTGGCTGACTATCGCAGTGTGATCGGTTATTTCGCCCAAACCGTCATGAAGGAACTGCGCCTGTTCAGCGGCTACGACGTTCTGTACGGCATAATCAAGACCTTTGTGCAAGGGCGGTTGTTCGGCCGGGCCGTGGATCTGGAAAGCGGCAATACCTTGCGGAATCTCTCGGAGCTTGCGGCCACCAAAACGGTGATTGAAACCTGCAAACGGGCGATCAACGACCTCACGGTTCTGGACAAGGGCGATGCGCAAATACGGGATACCATCAAGCTGCGGCAGACCCGGCCCTTTGTGGTCAAAGACCAGGGGTATCTGATTCCGAAAAAATCGGTATTCAACAAGGTCATAGGCGACAGCCGCTTTGAGCTGGAATTTGCCGCGTTTCTGGAAAATTGCCCCGATGTAGTGTCCTACGGTAAGAATTATCTTGCCGTGCATTTCAAGCTCGATTATGTCAACGCCGCAGGCGATATTGCCAATTACTACCCGGATTTCATCGTCAAGCTGGCAGAAAAGCGCATCGTCATCGTCGAAACCAAAGGGAGGGAAGACCTGGATGTCCCGCAAAAAATGCTGCGGCTTGCGCAGTGGTGCGAGGATATCAACCGGGCGCGGCCTGGTGCCGGCTACGACTTTGTCTATGCGGATGAAGAGGGCTTCCGGAAGTATCAGCCGAAAACATTCCGGCAGTTGCTTGATGGGTTCCTGGAATACAAAAATGAGGATCAGATTTGA
- a CDS encoding glycogen phosphorylase, which produces MTTAENSGTDTSAYSTIFGLKNAEQFKQRIQHHLMSFQGRDPMRAGPRDVTKALSYALRDVLVEKWIATQKNFYTTRKKRVYYLSLEFLVGRSLGNALVNMGLLGEVSKALEQLGYDLEEIRETEEDAALGNGGLGRLAACFLDSIATLKIPAYGYGIRYEYGLFYQKLINGYQVETPDNWLRYGTPWEFERASYVFPVQFYGKVNSYVDKNGFYRSEWVETDDVTAMACDILVPGFKNDHVINMRLWTARASRELDLGFFNAGDYIGAVQSKVRSETISKVLYPSDDIREGQELRLKQQYFFVSATFQDIMRRYKKKNISFDHFSNEIAVQLNDTHPAIAIPELMRILIDLEGLNWEKAWDISTRTFAYTNHTLMPEALETWPVDLLGRVLPRHLQIIYEINRRFLEQVEQKYPGDTDKLRGMSIIAEGEVKRVRMAHLAIIGSHSVNGVAELHTQLLKTRIFNDFHQFYPGKFNNKTNGITPRRWLLKCNPGLARLISGKIGSDWVTDLDRLRELEKWAGDAAFQKKWREIKRDNKKRLARLIEEVCLIRVNTDTMFDVQVKRIHEYKRQLLNALHVVSLYHRIVNEPGLSITPRTIIFAGKAAPSYQKAKLVIKLINSIGEVVNSDPRVGGKLKVVFIPNYNVSLAEKIIPAADLSEQISTAGTEASGTGNMKFALNGALTVGTLDGANIEILEEVGRENIFIFGMTADEAEYEKQHKSRSPRSIYEKSPVVKRIVDSIGDGMFSYGDREIFRPIVNDLMNENDPYLLLQDLESYIDCQEKISAVYRDKKLWTEKSILNVARMGKFSSDRTIKEYARDIWDIKDV; this is translated from the coding sequence ATGACAACTGCAGAGAACAGCGGCACGGACACCAGTGCCTATTCGACGATTTTTGGTTTGAAGAATGCTGAACAGTTCAAGCAACGGATCCAGCATCATCTGATGAGCTTTCAGGGGCGTGATCCCATGCGGGCCGGTCCCCGGGACGTTACCAAGGCACTTTCCTACGCCCTGCGGGATGTGCTGGTGGAAAAATGGATTGCCACTCAGAAAAATTTTTATACCACAAGGAAAAAACGCGTTTATTACCTTTCCCTGGAATTTCTCGTGGGCCGTTCTCTCGGCAATGCACTGGTTAACATGGGGCTCTTGGGCGAGGTCAGCAAGGCGCTGGAACAGCTTGGTTATGATCTTGAGGAAATCAGGGAAACCGAAGAGGATGCCGCATTGGGCAACGGCGGTCTCGGCCGTCTGGCCGCTTGTTTTCTTGATTCCATCGCCACCTTGAAAATTCCCGCCTACGGCTATGGAATCCGCTATGAATACGGGCTTTTTTATCAGAAGCTGATCAACGGCTATCAGGTGGAAACGCCGGACAACTGGCTGCGTTATGGAACGCCCTGGGAGTTTGAACGCGCCTCCTATGTGTTTCCGGTCCAGTTTTACGGCAAGGTCAACAGTTACGTCGATAAAAACGGTTTTTATCGCTCCGAATGGGTGGAAACCGATGACGTGACCGCCATGGCCTGCGATATCCTGGTGCCCGGCTTTAAAAATGATCATGTCATCAATATGCGGCTCTGGACGGCCCGAGCTTCCCGTGAGCTTGATCTCGGTTTTTTTAATGCCGGCGATTACATCGGCGCGGTGCAAAGCAAGGTGCGATCGGAAACGATTTCCAAAGTTCTCTACCCCTCGGATGATATCCGCGAAGGTCAGGAATTGCGGCTCAAACAGCAATATTTCTTTGTTTCCGCCACCTTCCAGGACATCATGAGGCGATATAAGAAAAAGAATATCTCCTTTGATCATTTCAGTAACGAAATCGCCGTGCAGTTGAACGACACCCATCCGGCCATCGCCATCCCGGAACTGATGCGTATTTTGATTGATCTTGAAGGGTTGAACTGGGAAAAGGCCTGGGACATCAGCACAAGGACATTTGCCTATACGAATCATACCCTGATGCCGGAAGCGCTGGAAACCTGGCCGGTGGATCTGCTCGGTCGTGTTTTGCCGCGCCACCTGCAGATCATCTATGAAATCAATCGGCGTTTTCTCGAACAGGTTGAACAGAAATATCCGGGCGACACGGACAAGTTGCGCGGTATGTCCATTATCGCCGAGGGAGAGGTCAAGCGGGTGCGCATGGCCCATCTGGCCATCATCGGCAGTCATTCGGTCAACGGAGTGGCCGAGCTGCACACCCAGCTTCTCAAAACCAGGATCTTCAATGATTTTCATCAATTCTATCCGGGGAAATTCAACAATAAGACAAACGGCATCACCCCCCGCCGCTGGCTGCTCAAATGCAATCCCGGGCTCGCCCGTCTCATCTCGGGGAAAATCGGCTCAGACTGGGTGACCGACCTTGACCGGCTGAGGGAGTTGGAAAAATGGGCCGGGGATGCCGCTTTTCAGAAGAAATGGCGGGAAATTAAGCGCGATAATAAAAAACGGCTGGCACGTTTGATCGAAGAGGTTTGCCTGATTCGCGTCAATACGGACACTATGTTTGATGTGCAGGTGAAGCGCATCCATGAATACAAGCGGCAGCTGTTGAATGCCTTGCATGTTGTTTCCCTTTATCACCGCATTGTCAATGAGCCCGGACTTTCCATAACCCCGCGGACCATTATTTTTGCCGGCAAGGCGGCGCCGTCCTATCAAAAGGCCAAACTTGTCATCAAGCTGATAAATTCCATCGGCGAGGTGGTGAACAGTGATCCGCGGGTCGGCGGGAAACTCAAGGTGGTCTTTATCCCGAACTATAATGTCTCCCTTGCTGAAAAGATTATTCCCGCCGCCGACCTTTCCGAACAGATCTCCACCGCCGGCACCGAGGCTTCGGGAACCGGCAACATGAAATTTGCCTTAAACGGCGCGCTCACGGTGGGCACCCTTGACGGCGCGAACATCGAAATACTTGAAGAGGTCGGTCGGGAAAACATCTTTATCTTCGGCATGACCGCGGACGAGGCTGAATACGAGAAACAGCACAAAAGCAGATCACCTCGGAGCATCTATGAAAAAAGTCCGGTGGTGAAGCGAATAGTTGACAGTATCGGGGATGGTATGTTCAGTTATGGGGATCGGGAAATTTTCCGCCCCATCGTCAATGATCTCATGAATGAAAATGATCCCTACCTGCTGCTGCAGGATCTGGAATCCTACATCGACTGCCAGGAGAAGATAAGCGCTGTTTACCGTGACAAAAAGCTGTGGACGGAGAAATCGATCTTGAACGTGGCGCGAATGGGGAAATTTTCCAGCGATAGAACCATCAAGGAGTATGCCCGCGATATTTGGGATATCAAAGATGTCTGA